The Cylindrospermopsis curvispora GIHE-G1 genome contains a region encoding:
- a CDS encoding carbohydrate ABC transporter permease — MTNQLTFKTWNRIKQKLTPYFFLIPALFLLSLTVFVPALQAFYLSFTTYQDIGESPKFIGIDNFVRLWYDPIFWLTLVNTIVYLVGVVPVLVILPLLLAILVNQKLRGMSWFRTAYYTPVVISMVVAGIAWKWLYAENGLLNQLIKTLGIFTDGIPWLTSPDKILGIVPISLASVMVVTIWKGLGYYMVIYLAGLQSIPEDIYEAAAIDGSEGIRQHIDITIPLMRPYLALVAVISAISATKVFEEVYIMTGGGPLNSSKTVVYYLYEQAFSNLQLTYACTIGLVLFVIILGLSYLQIGITRER, encoded by the coding sequence ATGACCAATCAACTAACATTCAAAACCTGGAACAGAATCAAACAAAAACTGACCCCCTATTTCTTTTTAATACCTGCTTTGTTTTTGCTGAGCTTAACCGTTTTTGTACCTGCACTGCAAGCTTTTTACCTGAGTTTTACCACCTATCAAGATATTGGGGAGTCCCCCAAATTTATAGGTATTGACAACTTTGTCCGGTTATGGTACGACCCCATATTCTGGCTAACCCTAGTTAATACTATTGTTTACCTGGTGGGAGTTGTACCAGTTCTAGTTATTCTACCCTTACTTCTAGCAATTTTAGTGAATCAAAAATTACGGGGAATGAGTTGGTTTAGAACTGCTTATTACACACCCGTAGTAATTTCCATGGTAGTTGCTGGTATTGCTTGGAAATGGTTATATGCAGAAAATGGTTTATTAAATCAATTAATCAAAACTTTGGGTATCTTTACCGATGGGATTCCTTGGTTAACCAGTCCAGATAAAATTTTAGGAATTGTGCCCATTTCCCTGGCCAGCGTTATGGTTGTGACTATTTGGAAGGGTTTGGGATATTACATGGTTATTTATCTAGCTGGTTTACAATCTATTCCCGAAGACATTTATGAAGCTGCTGCTATTGACGGTTCTGAAGGTATTCGTCAACATATAGACATTACTATTCCCCTAATGCGTCCCTATTTAGCTCTAGTAGCAGTTATTTCCGCTATTTCCGCTACTAAAGTTTTTGAAGAAGTTTACATTATGACTGGTGGTGGACCTCTCAATAGCTCTAAAACAGTTGTTTATTACTTATATGAGCAAGCGTTTAGTAATCTACAATTGACGTACGCTTGTACTATTGGGTTAGTCCTATTCGTGATCATTTTAGGATTATCCTATTTACAGATAGGAATTACCCGAGAGCGTTAA
- a CDS encoding ATP-binding protein — MSQEVDLKNLPLGINTLDKMRGSNCVYVDKTSFALKLIKQPGAFFLSRPRRFGKSLFVDTLKEIFEGNEKLFEGLYIHDKWDWSRKFPVIKIDFAGGVLRNREELDKKINGVLLKTTKSLRINCELDDIQGRFGEIIAGAREQFGERVVVLVDEYDKPILDNIDNPNIAAEMREGLKNLYSVLKSQDANLQFVFMTGVTKFSKVSLFSGINQLKDITISEAYSSICGYTETDLRESFGNHLEGVDWDALRHWYNGYNWTSSETVYNPYDILLFISEGMRFRNYWFETGSPSFLLKLFQKEQYFLPNLEGIQVTEEILDSFDVEQINPVTLLFQSGYLTIKDTFTDINQMVFCLGIPNMEVKIALNNQFINAYANLVNEKLGIQRLIHTQLRSGDVEGLVSTIKRLFASIPWRNFTNNDLADFEGYYASVIYAFLSSLDGRVIPEDITNHGQSDLTVMVEGHIYVMEIKVVEGNEVQGNPALDQILQRNYAEKYRGEPGKYVHEIGLIFSRSQRNLIQANWQ, encoded by the coding sequence ATGAGCCAAGAAGTAGACTTAAAAAACTTGCCGTTAGGGATAAACACGCTAGATAAAATGCGTGGTAGTAATTGTGTCTATGTGGACAAAACGAGTTTCGCATTAAAATTGATTAAACAACCTGGAGCATTTTTTCTGTCGCGACCAAGACGCTTTGGCAAAAGTCTATTTGTGGATACCCTGAAGGAGATATTCGAGGGGAATGAAAAATTGTTTGAAGGGCTCTATATTCATGACAAATGGGACTGGAGTCGTAAATTCCCAGTAATTAAGATTGATTTTGCTGGTGGTGTGCTCAGAAACCGGGAGGAGTTGGACAAAAAAATTAATGGTGTGCTGTTGAAAACCACAAAATCCTTGAGGATTAACTGCGAACTGGACGATATTCAAGGACGCTTTGGAGAAATCATCGCTGGTGCAAGGGAGCAGTTTGGTGAAAGGGTAGTGGTGCTGGTAGATGAATACGACAAACCGATTCTCGATAATATAGATAACCCAAATATCGCCGCTGAAATGCGAGAGGGACTGAAAAACCTTTACTCAGTGTTGAAGAGTCAAGATGCCAACCTCCAGTTCGTGTTTATGACTGGAGTCACTAAGTTCTCCAAGGTCAGCCTATTTAGTGGGATTAATCAACTCAAGGACATCACTATTAGCGAAGCCTACTCATCCATCTGTGGTTATACTGAAACCGACCTGCGGGAGTCCTTCGGTAACCACCTTGAGGGAGTGGATTGGGATGCGCTGCGCCATTGGTACAATGGTTATAATTGGACAAGTTCAGAGACTGTTTATAACCCCTACGATATCCTGCTCTTCATTAGCGAAGGCATGAGATTTCGCAACTACTGGTTTGAGACGGGTAGTCCCAGCTTTTTACTCAAACTGTTCCAGAAGGAGCAGTATTTCCTACCTAATTTGGAGGGAATCCAGGTAACCGAGGAGATACTCGATTCCTTTGATGTGGAGCAGATTAATCCAGTGACCCTCCTGTTTCAGTCTGGTTATCTGACCATTAAGGACACATTTACAGATATCAACCAAATGGTGTTTTGCTTGGGCATACCCAATATGGAGGTGAAGATTGCCCTCAACAACCAGTTTATCAACGCCTATGCTAACTTAGTCAACGAAAAGTTAGGTATACAAAGACTGATACATACCCAACTGCGTTCTGGAGATGTAGAAGGCTTAGTCAGCACCATCAAGCGATTATTTGCCTCCATTCCTTGGCGGAATTTCACTAATAACGACCTAGCAGATTTTGAAGGATATTATGCCTCGGTAATTTACGCCTTTCTCAGTTCCTTGGATGGTCGAGTTATCCCAGAAGATATCACCAATCATGGTCAGTCGGACTTAACTGTTATGGTGGAGGGACACATCTATGTGATGGAAATCAAGGTGGTAGAGGGGAATGAAGTCCAGGGAAATCCAGCACTTGACCAAATCCTCCAGCGAAACTATGCTGAAAAATACCGTGGGGAACCGGGAAAATATGTCCATGAAATAGGTTTGATATTTAGCCGCAGCCAAAGGAACCTTATACAAGCGAATTGGCAATAA
- a CDS encoding ATP-binding protein: MSQEVNLKNLPLGINTLDKLRGSDCVYVDKTRLALKLIKQPGAFFLSRPRRFGKSLFVDTLKEIFEANEKLFEGLYIHDKWDWSRKFPVIKIDFADGVLKNREELDEKIRDVLWTNGDRLGVGSKKKSISGIFGEIIAGAREQFGERVVVLVDEYDKPILDNIDNPNIAAEMREGLKNLYSVLKSQDANLQFVFMTGVTKFSKVSLFSGINQLKDITISEAYSSICGYTETDLRESLGDHLEGVDWDAVRHWYNGYNWTGSETVYNPYDILLFISEGMKFRNYWFETGSPSFLLKLFQKEQYFLPNLEGIQVTEEILDSFDVEQINPVTLLFQSGYLTIKDTFTDINQMVFCLGIPNMEVKIALNNQFINAYANLVNEKLGIQRLIHTQLRSGDVEGLVSTIKRLFASIPWRNFTNNDLADFEGYYASVIYAFLSSLDGRVIPEDITNHGQSDLTVMVEGHIYVMEIKVVEGNEVQGNPALDQILQRNYAEKYRGEPGKYVHEIGLIFSRSQRNLIQANWQ; encoded by the coding sequence ATGAGCCAAGAAGTAAACCTAAAAAACTTGCCTTTGGGGATAAACACGCTAGATAAACTGCGTGGTAGTGACTGTGTCTATGTGGACAAGACGCGTTTGGCATTAAAACTGATTAAACAACCTGGTGCGTTTTTTTTGTCACGACCAAGACGCTTTGGTAAAAGTCTATTTGTGGATACCCTGAAGGAGATATTCGAGGCGAATGAAAAATTGTTTGAGGGGCTCTATATTCATGACAAATGGGACTGGAGTCGTAAGTTTCCCGTAATTAAGATTGATTTTGCGGATGGGGTATTAAAAAACCGAGAAGAGTTAGATGAAAAGATTCGGGATGTTCTCTGGACTAATGGCGATCGCCTGGGGGTTGGCTCGAAAAAGAAGAGTATCAGCGGGATTTTTGGAGAAATCATCGCTGGTGCAAGGGAGCAGTTCGGTGAAAGGGTAGTGGTGCTGGTAGATGAATACGACAAACCAATTCTCGATAATATAGATAACCCAAATATCGCCGCTGAAATGCGAGAGGGACTGAAAAACCTTTACTCAGTGTTGAAGAGTCAAGATGCCAACCTCCAGTTCGTATTTATGACTGGAGTCACTAAGTTCTCCAAGGTCAGCCTATTTAGTGGTATAAATCAACTCAAGGACATCACTATTAGCGAAGCCTACTCATCCATCTGTGGTTATACTGAAACGGACCTGCGGGAGTCCTTAGGTGACCACCTTGAGGGAGTGGATTGGGATGCAGTACGTCATTGGTACAATGGTTATAATTGGACAGGTTCAGAGACCGTTTACAATCCCTATGACATCCTCCTCTTCATTAGCGAAGGCATGAAATTTCGCAACTACTGGTTTGAGACGGGTAGTCCCAGCTTTCTGCTCAAGCTGTTCCAGAAGGAGCAGTATTTCCTACCTAATTTGGAGGGAATCCAGGTAACCGAGGAGATACTCGATTCCTTTGATGTGGAGCAGATTAATCCAGTGACCCTCCTGTTTCAGTCTGGTTATCTGACCATTAAGGACACATTTACAGATATCAACCAAATGGTGTTTTGCTTGGGCATACCCAATATGGAGGTGAAGATTGCCCTCAACAACCAGTTTATCAACGCCTATGCTAACTTAGTCAACGAAAAGTTAGGTATACAAAGACTGATACATACCCAACTGCGTTCTGGAGATGTAGAAGGCTTAGTCAGCACCATCAAGCGATTATTTGCCTCCATTCCTTGGCGGAATTTCACTAATAACGACCTAGCAGATTTTGAAGGATATTATGCCTCGGTAATTTACGCCTTTCTCAGTTCCTTGGATGGTCGAGTTATCCCAGAAGATATCACCAATCATGGTCAGTCGGACTTAACTGTTATGGTGGAGGGACACATCTATGTGATGGAAATCAAGGTGGTAGAGGGGAATGAAGTCCAGGGAAATCCAGCACTTGACCAAATCCTCCAGCGAAACTATGCTGAAAAATACCGTGGGGAACCGGGAAAATATGTCCATGAAATAGGTTTGATATTTAGCCGCAGCCAAAGGAACCTTATACAAGCGAATTGGCAATAA
- the pyk gene encoding pyruvate kinase yields MSQLRDSLRRTKIVATIGPATSSPEILKAIIEAGATTLRLNFSHGTHADHQRSIRLIRQTAFELNRPVAILQDLQGPKIRLGKFDNGFIMLSKGDRFTLTNRPVVGNEEISCVTYDYLAEEVPIGSKILLDDGRVEMVVEEINRDKGDLHCRVTVAGKLSNNKGVNFPGVYLSIKAMTDKDREDLMFGLDQGVDWVALSFVRNPQDIIEIKELISSTGKNVPVVAKIEKHEAIEQMEEVLSLCDGVMVARGDLGVELPAEDVPVLQKRLIATANRLGIPIITATQMLDSMVSNPRPTRAEVSDVANAILDGTDAVMLSNETAVGNYPVEAVATMARIAERIEQEQINTSSRLGTDDKRSIPNAISQAVGQIAENLGAAAIMTLTQTGATARNVSKYRPKTPILAITPHVNVARQLQMVWGVRPLLVLDLPSTGQTFQAAINVAQEKSLLSEGDLVVMTAGTLQGVSGSTDLIKVEVVTAILGQGIGLGQGSVSGRARVVRSGIDATNFSQGDILVASSTGADCVEAIRKASGIITEEESLNSHAAVIGLRLGVPVIVGVKQATQVIKDGTILTLDMQRGLVYSGAVSTR; encoded by the coding sequence ATGTCGCAATTAAGAGATTCTCTGCGTCGCACCAAAATCGTTGCTACCATCGGACCTGCTACCAGCAGTCCAGAAATTCTAAAAGCTATTATTGAAGCTGGAGCAACCACTCTAAGATTAAATTTTTCCCATGGCACCCACGCTGATCATCAGCGCAGTATACGTTTGATTAGACAAACCGCTTTTGAGCTAAACAGACCAGTAGCAATCTTGCAAGATTTACAAGGACCTAAAATTCGTCTAGGTAAATTTGATAATGGTTTTATCATGCTATCTAAAGGCGATCGCTTTACTCTAACAAATCGTCCAGTAGTGGGGAATGAAGAAATTAGCTGTGTCACCTATGATTATCTAGCAGAGGAAGTGCCAATTGGGTCAAAAATTCTCCTTGATGATGGTCGAGTAGAAATGGTGGTGGAAGAAATTAACCGTGACAAAGGAGATTTACATTGTCGAGTCACAGTTGCGGGTAAACTTTCTAACAACAAGGGGGTCAACTTTCCCGGAGTGTATTTGTCTATTAAAGCCATGACCGATAAGGATCGAGAGGATCTGATGTTTGGTTTAGATCAGGGAGTGGATTGGGTAGCTCTGTCCTTTGTGCGTAATCCCCAAGACATTATAGAAATCAAAGAATTAATTTCCAGCACTGGTAAGAATGTGCCCGTAGTTGCCAAGATTGAGAAACACGAAGCCATCGAACAAATGGAAGAAGTTCTTTCCTTGTGTGATGGAGTAATGGTTGCTAGAGGTGATTTAGGGGTGGAACTACCTGCAGAAGATGTTCCCGTGCTGCAAAAGCGATTAATTGCCACGGCTAACCGTTTGGGCATTCCCATTATCACTGCTACTCAAATGTTAGATAGCATGGTCAGCAATCCTCGTCCAACTCGTGCTGAAGTGTCTGACGTTGCCAACGCGATTTTAGATGGTACAGATGCGGTAATGCTTTCCAATGAGACGGCGGTAGGTAACTATCCGGTAGAAGCAGTAGCTACTATGGCCAGAATAGCAGAGCGTATTGAACAGGAACAGATAAATACCAGTTCTCGTTTAGGAACAGATGATAAACGTTCTATTCCTAATGCTATTAGTCAAGCTGTGGGACAGATTGCCGAGAACTTAGGTGCAGCAGCAATTATGACCTTAACCCAAACGGGAGCAACTGCGCGCAATGTTTCTAAATACCGTCCCAAAACGCCCATTTTAGCTATCACACCTCATGTAAACGTGGCTAGACAATTACAAATGGTTTGGGGTGTTAGACCTTTACTGGTATTGGACTTGCCTTCCACTGGCCAAACATTCCAAGCTGCCATTAACGTAGCCCAGGAAAAAAGCCTCTTGAGTGAGGGGGATTTGGTGGTAATGACTGCTGGTACATTGCAGGGAGTTTCTGGGTCTACAGACTTAATTAAAGTGGAAGTAGTCACAGCTATATTAGGCCAAGGAATTGGTTTAGGGCAGGGTTCTGTTAGTGGTCGTGCAAGAGTTGTGCGCAGTGGTATAGACGCAACCAATTTCAGTCAAGGAGACATTTTAGTAGCATCCAGCACCGGAGCAGATTGTGTGGAAGCAATCCGTAAGGCTAGTGGTATTATTACGGAGGAGGAGAGTTTGAATAGTCATGCTGCTGTAATTGGACTGAGATTAGGAGTACCGGTAATAGTGGGTGTCAAGCAAGCGACCCAAGTAATAAAAGATGGGACAATTTTGACTTTAGATATGCAGCGGGGATTAGTCTATTCTGGTGCGGTGAGTACAAGATGA
- a CDS encoding ATP-binding protein, with translation MSQEVDLKNLPLGINTLDKMRGSNCVYVDKTSFALKLIKQPGAFFLSRPRRFGKSLFVDTLKEIFEGNEKLFEGLYIHDKWDWSRKFPVIKIDFAGGVLRNREELDKKINGVLLKTTKSLRINCELDDIQGRFGEIIAGAREQFGERVVVLVDEYDKPILDNIDNPNIAAEMREGLKNLYSVLKSQDANLQFVFMTGVTKFSKVSLFSGINQLTDITISEAYSSICGYTETDLRESFGNHLEGVDWDALRHWYNGYNWTGSETVYNPYDILLFISEGMKFRNYWFETGSPTFLVKLFQTNRYFLPNLEHLEVTEEILECFEVEKINPVTLLFQSGYLTIERTFTRRQRYMFALKIPNLEVRLALNDQFINAYTETVNEKSGIQYSLYEFMNRGDVESMIMAIKRLFAGIPWRNFTNNDLADFEGYYPSVIYAFLSSLDARVIPEDISNYGQADITAMLGAHIYVMEIKVVEGNEVQGNPALDQILQGNYAEKYRGEPGKYVHEIGLIFSRTQRNLIQADWH, from the coding sequence ATGAGCCAAGAAGTAGACTTAAAAAACTTGCCGTTAGGGATAAACACGCTAGATAAAATGCGTGGTAGTAATTGTGTCTATGTGGACAAAACGAGTTTCGCATTAAAATTGATTAAACAACCTGGAGCATTTTTTCTGTCGCGACCAAGACGCTTTGGCAAAAGTCTATTTGTGGATACCCTGAAGGAGATATTCGAGGGGAATGAAAAATTGTTTGAAGGGCTCTATATTCATGACAAATGGGACTGGAGTCGTAAATTCCCAGTAATTAAGATTGATTTTGCTGGTGGTGTGCTCAGAAACCGGGAGGAGTTGGACAAAAAAATTAATGGTGTGCTGTTGAAAACCACAAAATCCTTGAGGATTAACTGCGAACTGGACGATATTCAAGGACGCTTTGGAGAAATCATCGCTGGTGCAAGGGAGCAGTTTGGTGAAAGGGTAGTGGTGCTGGTAGATGAATACGACAAACCGATTCTCGATAATATAGATAACCCAAATATCGCCGCTGAAATGCGGGAGGGACTGAAAAACCTTTACTCAGTGTTGAAGAGTCAAGATGCCAACCTCCAGTTCGTGTTTATGACTGGAGTCACTAAGTTCTCTAAGGTCAGCCTATTTAGTGGGATTAATCAACTAACGGACATCACTATTAGCGAAGCCTACTCATCCATCTGTGGTTATACTGAAACCGACCTGCGGGAGTCCTTCGGTAACCACCTTGAGGGAGTGGATTGGGATGCACTGCGCCATTGGTACAATGGTTATAATTGGACAGGTTCAGAGACTGTTTATAACCCCTACGATATCCTGCTCTTCATTAGCGAAGGCATGAAATTTCGCAACTACTGGTTTGAGACGGGTAGTCCCACATTCCTAGTCAAGTTGTTTCAAACCAATCGCTATTTCCTTCCCAACCTGGAACATTTGGAGGTTACAGAGGAGATATTGGAATGCTTTGAAGTGGAAAAGATTAATCCAGTTACCTTGTTGTTTCAATCAGGGTATTTGACTATTGAACGAACCTTTACCCGTCGCCAACGCTACATGTTTGCACTGAAAATTCCCAACTTGGAAGTTCGTCTGGCATTGAATGACCAGTTTATTAACGCCTATACGGAAACTGTGAACGAAAAGAGTGGGATTCAATACTCTCTATACGAGTTTATGAATAGAGGGGATGTGGAATCAATGATTATGGCGATTAAGAGATTATTTGCGGGTATTCCCTGGCGTAATTTCACTAATAATGACCTAGCGGATTTTGAAGGATATTATCCCTCTGTGATTTACGCCTTCTTGAGTTCCTTAGATGCTCGAGTTATCCCGGAGGACATTAGCAACTATGGTCAAGCGGATATAACCGCCATGCTTGGAGCCCATATCTATGTGATGGAAATCAAGGTGGTAGAGGGGAATGAAGTCCAGGGAAATCCAGCACTTGACCAAATCCTCCAAGGAAACTATGCTGAAAAATACCGTGGGGAACCAGGAAAATATGTCCATGAAATAGGTTTGATATTTAGCCGCACTCAACGGAACCTTATACAAGCGGACTGGCACTGA